Proteins encoded together in one Desulfosporosinus meridiei DSM 13257 window:
- a CDS encoding Holliday junction DNA helicase, translating to MNNPTSMEKIKAYHSIKNFLDEEQQKQIAEMLKLTSLDIEKRLWGKDNEVEFILMIYLLQWCKNIVGFEEGIAKLTDTVASDLYIELISGEKIVVEIKSSEDSKYKISENIFNRKEEFAKKFNAKLYFAIKLAGYWTLYSSDYLKSQNRKITIEQDFSNSEFNKIFGDRTFIFPKGLKIISLYSKQATEHMGITNDNFGNLIKYRIEYLGRKILTVNSPKNDKYFMVFLYENLQDIMSNDKQTIYQIDSDRTMIEEEFTNEAMMNLSGFILSPIKHMMSELGHAYNFSEYLTNLIDSKEHFLTRQHILYALSYLAEYDYPIMEKRENEIYLFKDMII from the coding sequence ATGAATAACCCAACTTCAATGGAAAAAATAAAGGCTTATCATAGCATTAAGAACTTTCTTGATGAAGAACAACAGAAACAAATAGCGGAAATGTTAAAATTAACATCACTCGATATTGAGAAAAGATTATGGGGAAAAGATAATGAGGTTGAATTTATTTTAATGATATATCTATTGCAATGGTGTAAAAATATTGTAGGATTTGAAGAAGGTATTGCTAAATTGACTGATACCGTTGCATCTGACTTGTATATAGAATTAATTTCAGGTGAAAAGATTGTTGTTGAAATAAAATCCTCCGAGGACTCGAAGTATAAAATTTCTGAGAATATATTTAATAGGAAAGAAGAATTCGCAAAGAAATTTAATGCAAAACTCTACTTTGCAATAAAACTTGCAGGCTATTGGACTTTATATAGTAGTGATTACTTGAAAAGCCAAAATCGCAAAATTACTATAGAACAAGATTTTTCAAATTCGGAGTTCAATAAAATATTCGGCGATAGAACATTCATATTTCCTAAAGGTCTCAAGATAATAAGTTTATATTCAAAACAGGCAACTGAGCACATGGGTATTACTAATGATAATTTCGGTAACCTTATTAAATATAGAATTGAATATTTAGGTCGAAAAATATTAACCGTTAACAGTCCTAAGAATGATAAGTATTTTATGGTTTTTCTGTATGAGAATTTACAAGATATAATGTCTAATGATAAACAAACTATTTATCAGATTGATTCTGATAGAACCATGATAGAAGAGGAATTTACCAATGAGGCAATGATGAACTTATCGGGGTTTATTTTATCACCTATAAAACATATGATGAGTGAGCTCGGACATGCTTATAACTTTAGTGAATATCTTACAAATCTTATTGACAGCAAGGAACATTTCTTAACACGGCAACATATTTTATATGCATTAAGTTACTTAGCTGAATATGATTACCCTATCATGGAAAAAAGAGAAAATGAAATATACTTGTTCAAAGATATGATAATATAA
- a CDS encoding APC family permease, protein MENELQKKYGLMTAIAMVIGIVIGSGVFFKAEKVLTATGGNLPQGILAWIIGGIIMIVCAYVFATMATRYEKVNGVVDYAEAALGSTYGYFVGWFMAAIYYPTLTSVLAWVSARYTCVLLGWNIVGGEAMAIAGFFLVGSYALNALSPNLAGKFQVSTTVIKIIPLALMAVVGTIVGLSNGILVSNFTSGVIAEVTSNNPLFTAVVATAFAYEGWIIATSINAELKDAKKNLPLALTFGTLFVALLYILYYTGLAGAVSNSVMMKGGEAGAKLAFSTVFSNLGGTVLFVFVVISCLGTLNGLMMGCTRGFYSLAARDMGPAPKVLKCIDVNTNMPTNSSILGVLLSGVWLLYFFGANLTPVPWFGPFSFDSSELPIVTIYAMYIPIFIMIMAKEKSLHFVKRFIMPFLAICACVFMVIAAIYAHGKAVLFYLIIFCVIMIFGMMVNSKKK, encoded by the coding sequence ATGGAAAACGAACTACAAAAAAAATATGGTCTAATGACAGCAATAGCAATGGTTATTGGTATTGTAATTGGCAGCGGAGTATTTTTTAAAGCGGAGAAAGTATTGACCGCTACTGGCGGAAATCTTCCACAAGGTATCTTGGCGTGGATTATTGGTGGAATTATAATGATTGTCTGTGCTTACGTTTTCGCAACCATGGCCACCAGATATGAGAAAGTTAATGGTGTCGTTGACTATGCCGAGGCTGCTCTCGGCAGTACGTACGGTTATTTTGTAGGATGGTTCATGGCAGCTATTTATTATCCAACTCTAACTTCAGTACTGGCTTGGGTATCAGCCAGATACACTTGTGTTTTGCTGGGATGGAATATAGTTGGCGGTGAAGCTATGGCCATTGCTGGATTCTTTCTGGTTGGAAGTTATGCCTTAAACGCCCTCTCACCAAATCTTGCTGGTAAGTTCCAAGTCTCCACAACTGTGATCAAAATTATTCCGTTAGCCTTGATGGCGGTAGTCGGAACAATCGTTGGTCTAAGCAACGGAATATTGGTTAGTAACTTTACTAGTGGTGTTATTGCTGAAGTGACTAGTAATAATCCACTCTTTACCGCTGTTGTGGCTACTGCCTTTGCTTATGAAGGATGGATAATTGCAACTAGTATTAATGCTGAATTAAAGGATGCCAAGAAAAACCTGCCCTTAGCACTAACATTTGGAACACTGTTTGTTGCCCTCCTTTACATCCTCTACTACACAGGTTTAGCAGGGGCTGTCAGTAACAGCGTTATGATGAAAGGCGGCGAAGCGGGGGCAAAGCTTGCATTTTCAACAGTCTTCTCTAACCTAGGAGGTACTGTTCTGTTTGTTTTTGTTGTAATCTCTTGCTTGGGGACGTTAAATGGTTTAATGATGGGCTGTACACGTGGTTTCTACTCTTTGGCAGCTAGAGATATGGGTCCGGCACCAAAGGTTTTAAAATGTATTGATGTAAACACAAATATGCCGACCAACTCCTCTATTTTAGGCGTTCTGCTAAGTGGCGTTTGGTTACTATACTTTTTTGGTGCGAATTTGACCCCAGTCCCTTGGTTCGGTCCTTTTAGTTTCGATAGTTCAGAACTTCCGATTGTTACCATCTATGCTATGTATATTCCCATTTTTATTATGATAATGGCAAAAGAAAAATCTCTGCACTTCGTTAAACGTTTTATTATGCCATTTCTCGCCATTTGTGCCTGTGTCTTCATGGTTATTGCCGCAATTTATGCACATGGTAAAGCAGTACTCTTTTACCTTATTATTTTCTGTGTCATTATGATATTTGGAATGATGGTTAACTCCAAAAAGAAATAG
- a CDS encoding protein adenylyltransferase SelO: MKNLTTARETGWKFDNSYSRLPKIFFTQLDPTSVGSPKLIVLNNKLATSLGLNTEELQSKDGIEVLAGNQVPKGASPLAQAYAGHQFGHFAMLGDGRALLLGEHLTPQGERVDIQLKGSGRTPFSRRGDGRAALGPMLREYIISEAMHALGIPTTRSLAVVTTGESVIRETKLPGAVLTRVAASHLRVGTFEYVAKWGTVEDLRVIADYTLQRHFPNVSDGENRYLLLLYEVIKRQALLIAKWQLVGFIHGVLNTDNVTLSGETIDYGPCAFMDTYDPATVFSSIDLNGRYAYGNQPPITEWNLARFAETLLPLLHEDQVQAVKLAEDALSNFVKQFHSNWLTGMRAKLGIANEEIEDESLIEDLLKMMEKYRADYTNTFRALTFDTPEDTALFGAQEFKEWRMAWQARLERQKEPKAAILELMRKSNPALIPRNHRVEAALEAAVKQEDYNVMQKLLTVLSNPYEHSAEQVEYSKLPESANCSYRTFCGT; encoded by the coding sequence ATGAAAAACCTTACAACAGCTAGAGAAACTGGATGGAAATTTGATAACAGTTATAGCCGACTGCCAAAAATTTTTTTTACTCAACTAGATCCAACCTCTGTAGGCTCCCCAAAGTTAATCGTTCTTAATAATAAGTTAGCAACGTCCTTAGGGCTGAATACGGAAGAGCTGCAAAGCAAAGATGGGATAGAGGTGCTTGCCGGCAATCAGGTTCCTAAAGGTGCCTCACCACTTGCTCAAGCCTACGCTGGGCATCAATTCGGGCATTTTGCCATGTTAGGGGATGGACGGGCTCTATTGCTTGGAGAACATCTTACTCCTCAAGGTGAGCGGGTAGATATTCAGCTTAAGGGCTCAGGGCGAACGCCATTCTCGCGTCGTGGGGATGGTCGTGCAGCGCTTGGACCGATGCTCCGTGAATACATCATCAGCGAAGCAATGCATGCACTTGGCATTCCTACCACACGCAGCTTAGCGGTAGTGACAACCGGAGAGTCAGTAATTCGGGAAACTAAACTTCCGGGTGCAGTTTTGACTCGTGTAGCTGCCAGTCATTTGCGAGTTGGTACCTTTGAATATGTAGCTAAATGGGGAACAGTTGAGGATCTCCGAGTGATTGCTGATTATACATTGCAACGACATTTTCCAAATGTTAGCGATGGGGAGAATCGCTACCTTTTGCTCCTTTATGAAGTAATTAAACGTCAAGCTTTATTAATTGCTAAATGGCAATTAGTTGGATTTATTCATGGGGTTTTGAACACTGATAACGTTACTCTAAGTGGAGAAACCATTGATTATGGCCCTTGCGCCTTTATGGATACCTATGACCCTGCAACAGTGTTCAGTTCCATCGACCTTAATGGACGCTATGCCTATGGAAATCAACCACCTATTACTGAGTGGAATCTTGCGCGATTTGCTGAAACCCTATTACCGCTCTTACATGAGGATCAAGTGCAGGCAGTCAAATTAGCTGAGGATGCGCTTTCTAATTTTGTTAAACAGTTTCACAGCAATTGGCTCACGGGAATGCGAGCTAAACTAGGAATAGCTAATGAAGAAATAGAAGATGAGTCTCTAATAGAAGACCTGTTAAAAATGATGGAAAAATATCGGGCAGATTACACTAATACCTTTCGTGCTTTGACCTTCGATACTCCTGAAGATACGGCGTTATTCGGTGCCCAAGAATTTAAAGAGTGGCGTATGGCCTGGCAGGCAAGGTTAGAAAGACAGAAAGAACCAAAGGCTGCCATCCTTGAGTTAATGCGAAAATCTAATCCTGCTCTAATCCCTCGCAACCATCGTGTAGAAGCTGCTTTGGAAGCTGCAGTAAAACAAGAAGACTATAATGTGATGCAAAAGCTTCTTACTGTTCTTTCAAATCCCTACGAACACTCCGCAGAACAAGTCGAATACTCGAAGCTACCTGAGTCAGCAAACTGTTCTTATCGAACCTTTTGTGGTACCTGA